From Salvelinus namaycush isolate Seneca chromosome 24, SaNama_1.0, whole genome shotgun sequence, one genomic window encodes:
- the LOC120019269 gene encoding solute carrier family 22 member 6-A-like, with protein sequence MNFDEILSHIGGFGKFQKSLYVWICLPQILLAFHMLISVFTGAVPPHLCRSTNTTWPLTASSYPPNLNFSLVTGPDGDPGRSCSAPGGIPGTPLAQLNHSTALALSDSHTTEGCQGGWEFSKETFHSTVATEWDLVCDHANLNHVGSSIYMFGLLVGAVLFGFLADKYGSRNIILVGLTIQSTCGVGAAFAPNFYIYVFLRFVVGTTISAVIMNAFVLGTEWTGSKHRMLAGIITDYFFGFGYIILAGLAYLIRDWRKLQLAISAPGFLFIFYIWVLPKSARWLMANQRYEEAMDLVRKAALMNGKPLREDIEICQGYKDMVKMEKRTKHTVIDLVRTPKMRRSSLIMFYLWFVNVLVYYGLSLNISDFGMSIYLTQLIFGLVEMPARTITLFTLNRSRRISQIAFLVVGGLACLLTVFIPDDLSIVRTVLAMVGKFGITASLSIVYVYSAEVFPTVIRQSGIGMGSMCARAGGVLAPIIYLLRGVSKKAPMVLFGLCTLLGAALTLLLPETVHQPLADTIQDVEGSSIRSLPYFVH encoded by the exons ATGAATTTTGATGAGATTCTTTCTCATATTGGGGGCTTTGGCAAGTTCCAGAAGAGCCTGTATGTGTGGATTTGCCTCCCCCAGATCCTGCTGGCGTTCCACATGCTGATATCCGTATTCACAGGGGCCGTCCCCCCTCATCTCTGTCGCTCCACCAACACCACCTGGCCCTTGACCGCCAGCTCATACCCTCCCAATTTAAACTTCAGCCTGGTGACCGGCCCAGACGGTGACCCTGGCCGGTCCTGCTCTGCCCCTGGGGGGATCCCTGGCACCCCGCTGGCTCAGCTGAATCACAGCACCGCCCTGGCCCTTAGTGACAGTCACACCACTGAGGGTTGCCAAGGGGGATGGGAATTCAGCAAGGAGACCTTCCACAGCACCGTGGCAACCGAG TGGGATCTGGTGTGTGACCACGCCAATCTAAACCATGTTGGTTCCTCAATCTACATGTTTGGTCTTCTAGTTGGCGCTGTGCTGTTTGGTTTCTTAGCTGATAA GTATGGAAGCAGGAACATAATCCTGGTTGGTTTGACTATCCAGTCAACCTGTGGGGTCGGAGCTGCGTTCGCCCCAAATTTCTACATATATGTTTTCCTGCGCTTTGTTGTTGGAACCACTATTTCTGCTGTCATCATGAACGCATTTGTTTTAg GCACAGAGTGGACAGGATCAAAGCACCGCATGCTAGCTGGGATCATCACCGACTACTTCTTTGGGTTTGGCTACATCATCCTGGCAGGCCTGGCCTACCTCATCCGAGACTGGCGTAAACTCCAGCTGGCCATCTCAGCACCAGGCTTCCTCTTCATCTTCTACATCTG GGTCCTACCAAAGTCGGCTCGGTGGCTGATGGCCAACCAGAGGTACGAGGAGGCCATGGATCTGGTCAGGAAAGCAGCTCTAATGAACGGCAAACCCCTGCGGGAGGACATAGAGATATGTCAG GGGTACAAAGACATGGTGAAGATGGAGAAGAGGACAAAACACACAGTCATTGACCTGGTCCGAACTCCAAAAATGAGGAGGAGCTCATTGATCATGTTTTACCTGTG GTTTGTCAACGTGCTGGTCTACTACGGCCTGTCCCTAAACATCTCTGACTTTGGGATGAGCATCTACCTGACCCAGCTGATCTTTGGCCTGGTGGAGATGCCTGCTCGCACCATCACTCTCTTCACCCTCAACCGCTCCAGGAGGATATCCCAGATAGCCTTCCTCGTTGTGGGAGGCCTAGCCTGCCTGCTCACTGTCTTCATTCCCGATG atctCTCCATTGTTAGAACAGTCCTGGCCATGGTGGGAAAGTTTGGGATCACCGCCTCCCTGTCCATAGTCTATGTCTATTCAGCAGAGGTTTTCCCTACTGTCATAAG GCAGAGTGGGATCGGTATGGGCTCCATGTGTGCCCGGGCAGGGGGAGTCCTGGCCCCAATCATCTACCTGTTGAGGGGTGTCAGTAAGAAGGCTCCTATGGTTCTGTTTGGTCTGTGTACTCTGCTAGGGGCAGCCCTCACCCTGCTGCTGCCTGAGACAGTCCACCAGCCCCTGGCTGACACCATCCAGGATGTGGAGGGATCCAGCATCAGGTCTTTACCCTATTTTGTCCActga